In Vanessa cardui chromosome 4, ilVanCard2.1, whole genome shotgun sequence, the DNA window attttaaatgtataacagCTACAGgttagaattttttatttacattttatatttaaaagtaatattaattttgttaagtttattcACTGATTCATTAACTTTGTAACAATTTAACAAGAGGcgttatttttttcaagttttcACACTAAAATAGTGTATTTCATAAAacacttcaaaaatatttgatgttatttctttatatttgggTCCGAAAATTAATTTCtagttactatttaattatagtgGTACAATACAATTGCCGAAACGGGTGGAACTTAACCAATGGTTGCGGATTGAAACCAGGTACTTTCCCCATTGGGAAAGATgcgatatttttgtttttgtgtttattttaaaatatatatatgatattaaaaatctaaaacactgtAATTTACGGCAAAAGatgcggtttcaaaatgtcaatttcaattttcgcTCGAAAACGGATGTAtgtttcgtatgacgtcactgctgtctgtcACTGTCGATTTTTTCGACTTGtgagatacttttttgtaaaaagtcaAAACAACGGACGATCAATTCAAAACGGACTATCGTTACTCCGGAAATAAGCTTTGTTGACATATGTTTTGTGCCAATTTGTTgatctacttcaataaagtttttaaataaatattttttactggaccttctgacacaaaactgggataaaaatggtaaaagctgaaaagaggaatctggTTTGACAAACCCAAATTCTAGTTTAATTCGAAACgtgcaattaattttcgtttcaatgttcaatttttaaaactataacctcaaataagtagtcataacaggagtgacgtcactgaacattagtgttttaaaatacgttgcgtttcacgttactttaattcgtaattattgttaaaaaacaaaattatatcaaatataaaccttacaggggcccttcttttatattttttaaaacattataatagcAAAGTTTTCATAGGCTTagtgtttgtaatttttatctCGCTAAATTGTGAAGGATAACAATGAGgtcaaatttcaataaattctgCTACACGAACACCCATCAAttaacattggaacagcgagttTGGTATAGCTCTTGTCCTTCATTGACCCAGCACTGGGACAATTAAAGGCTATCTTCCTTTCATTGTACTTGATAACTATAAGCAATAAAGAAGTGCCATTAGAAATgcaatagtttatttttctattccccaacaaaattcaaatatatgaaaattagccACTAATTCGTGTTCCTCTTTTCGCCTCACCTCACTTCACACCATTCAAAACCTCTTTTCTACTTTCCTCAAAATATCGTTATACGTTGACTTGAGACTCTCAAGTTGAGAGTTACTTGTTATAAAgtcttattatataatgttcaaTTCGTGGCCCAGCGTTGGACAAATTATACacctacttttactttactttcatatatttaagtttcatttatttagtaatCTATTATTCTAACCTATGTAACTGTTAGTAGTTCGTAAACAGTAAATGTTTTATCCACTTTAAATCCACCCTCATTTCAATTTTTAGTAAGTAACCTATACCACCTAACctaaaaatagtataaagaAATCGCTATAATATAGGCAAAATACTTTATGAATATGTGATCTCTTCTATTTGCTCTTAAACAAAATAGGAATATTTATTGccttaaaagtataattaacttATAGGGATAGTATACAAATAATGTTATGGTAAAACTCGAGGTTTGATTGAAGTTTTAATCGGTCAACATCTGACCATTTGAACATCAGCCTAGGATACTACCCCAATCTATCGTATCGTAGATATCGTTCAATGGTCTCAACGATTGATAGATATGGAAAGACCCTTTTAGTTTAAAAGTTTTAGGTACCTTATTCTTGGTCTATACtattaaaggaaataaaatgGAAAcgttttatcttaaatataaattttggttCAGTGTATTTCTAACATTTTCCCAGTTTTGTTTGGAGATTTACCAACCTTTTTAATTCTCGCCAGTTCTTGCAATAGTTGTAGGAATATGCAATATTTCTACGACGTAACTTCGCAGCGCATTTTTTAAGACAGTTTTTCGAATATGCATTGGTTTCATTTCTCGCtgactaatataattattactttttttaaaatcttcTATTCATAGTAAAATGTTCAGTAATTACATGTTTTAGTGTTTTCTAGtgtacaaaattaataagaGGTTTAGTAAGGAGTGGAATGAGCAAACAAAACTGGATAATTGAACTGAAACACTCGATTCATAATTTACAGtacttttcaaaatattttattaacacaattCATTCAATAACACCGAAGATTATAACATTCTCTAACATGAAacctaaaataatacaatttcacctatttgtatttattttacttaccaatttatattcattcaaaCATCATTTTGACTATGaggtatacataaaaatattttgaaatatatttcacataGTAAGTCGTcagaaacgtttttttttttttaagttttactttaatatattcatagattatttgatataatacgACAGTGCAATGTCATGTAGCATCCGCCTtcctaattattatataaatcttgtTGCTCATTTAAAGATCGACAAGGAAAATAAAACACACAAAACAATCAAgtagaaacaaaataatatggaATGTACAAATCATGTTTATTAACTGATCCCTGGCATTACATTGTTTGTGACTCGCTTTGGAATAATTTCAGTGGTCACAGAGCATTGGTACACAATACAGGCAACAGTACAAGTAGTATGGATAAGTACACTCACTTTAAACACCAAAAGCTGTAACAGCAAGTATACTCAAGCCAGGTTCAACCTTAACTCTCAGCAATAGATATCGGTACACAGTACCCTGGGGGTTTAAcggttcataaattattttaagataaattgtTTGGACTTAACTTTCTACTCTAACTGTACATTAGTTTCGCCTTAATGctaaaataatctaaaagtGATATCGTCAGATGTAACGGTTCGATCGCGAGGGATGGTAACGCGcaaataaattgatatgttGGTGATATACTCCAGTCACCTTAACAAAACATTAgcggaaattaaattaaaaataaataactccgTCATCGCGCGGTAGCATCAACCATGATTCGGGGGCTCGTGCTTTAttcgttattataaaattgaagtttaaaaactatttatacagCTCGCGTCTCGAGGCACGATGCGGACGCAGCATCGAGTCCGCGCCGCGCCGGAGATATGCGAACGATTATACTGAAGCGTAAGTTCTCAACAGGTTACTTTACAGATGTGCCTCGGGGCGCTATGCGGGCCGCTACCGGCGACGACGTCCCCTGTGCGCGAGATATTATGAGCAGATAGATCACGTAAGGCATAGAGCTCCGGGGCACGGGCGACGGGAGTGTGTTAGCAGATTTACTGTTGTTTCGTGTAAAGGTAGATGGCCACGATAAGACCGTATAGACCCAACACTTCAGCGAAAATGAGGATAAGAATCATTCCGACGAATAGCCTTGGCTGTTGAGCTGTTCCACGCACGCCAGCATCACCAACGATGCCTATGGCGAATCCAGCAGCCAGACCAGAGAAACCTACAGCAAGACCAGCTCCCAAGTGGATGAACCCTctgtaaaaaagaaacaaaacaatcaTGTAAagatctatataataataaaagcaatttgCAACCTTACTTATTgtcattacaaaattattagaaGGCTGTGAACAGGAAGTTAGActattgagtatttttttttttaaatcaatagtcATCTTAAAAGCCTATTATTgcataacattattaaagattttaaaatattttcttataattctaTAGCTCACCTGAATAAGGGGTAAGTGGCTGGCGCCTCAAGGGAACCAGCAATCAGTACAGCCACGACCAACCCGTAGATGGCAATAATACCAGCCATGACAACGGGAATGATGGACTTCATGATGAGCTCAGGCCGCATCACCGACATGGCGGCGATACCGGTACCTGACTTGGCGGTTCCATAAGCCGCTCCCAGGGctggaaaattataaataaataacaacattaattttatccagtaatataaaatatagacataaataacaaaacctAAGATTCATCTCATATTCTAGACTAAAGAAACACAATGTCATCAGGCTGCACTTTCAAATTGAAGCtgtgtattgaataatattcatgatcttaaatatattttatacagaaatGTTTCTATGACAAGGCCATCCTAaggttttgtataattttttaattgttgaattatataaatgaaattgcaTGCCttgttataatacaatacaatagaaCTGGTGACCTGTAAAATTGTTTTGTCAAGAATTTGATAACTTGGACATTTGTGTAATCATCAAATtacatattcaataggcatgatGACAGTAACTAAGAATcactgaaattataattttaaataat includes these proteins:
- the LOC124544017 gene encoding V-type proton ATPase 16 kDa proteolipid subunit c, giving the protein MAETNPIYGPFFGVMGAASAIIFSALGAAYGTAKSGTGIAAMSVMRPELIMKSIIPVVMAGIIAIYGLVVAVLIAGSLEAPATYPLFRGFIHLGAGLAVGFSGLAAGFAIGIVGDAGVRGTAQQPRLFVGMILILIFAEVLGLYGLIVAIYLYTKQQ